A window of Babylonia areolata isolate BAREFJ2019XMU chromosome 2, ASM4173473v1, whole genome shotgun sequence contains these coding sequences:
- the LOC143279439 gene encoding uncharacterized protein LOC143279439, producing MPVYDTYKKNIIYLCLLVIVRTDVAKELDDERQPSLFSVSSFYTAMEAHQTVLSTRLSLVLVLCLLCALCGVARSEQHCPFNCSCFDDFVSCDDFNEETLLALPNNIQTLILRSGTVRSLPQLLGERFPHLSHLEIQDSKVEEIADGTFSGLNALNRLAIVESQVGNIDSGAFRGMENVSEVSIIDSQIRTIRPGAFSSLRNVGKLSISSSSIEEVGHRAFEDLSDIGAFTFSRNNVTTLASGAFQNVRNIGKVDIFQNNFTAFQASAVIPLTEASREINVFSNTILCQCSSVHAFHRPQMSVFLQSQTCTMPDTGEVFKLSEVNVTELCLNQPSTPPPTVTPETDPATPGRVTGKTDAGFQTRPSATTSFSVTQTHRTSDVSETPYTKTTTYTATPRPSPSGGATAENTPATKTPVSSTSSRGTDSNSTTVIVSRVPDVTSVADGVTARKIETVSRPNDRKRNGLSEDSTKLRNGATSGTQCSLVSLLTALAAAWLISMQKRQHL from the coding sequence cttttaTACTGCTATGGAAGCCCATCAGACTGTGCTCTCCACCCGACTGTCCCTGGTACTGGTGCTGTGCCTCCTGTGTGCGCTGTGTGGGGTGGCCCGCAGTGAACAACACTGCCCTTTCAATTGCAGCTGCTTCGATGACTTCGTCTCCTGCGATGACTTTAATGAAGAAACACTCCTCGCCCTTCCCAACAACATTCAGACCCTAATCCTCAGGAGCGGGACCGTCCGCAGTTTGCCTCAGCTGCTTGGCGAACGCTTTCCCCACCTGTCTCATTTGGAAATCCAGGACTCCAAGGTGGAAGAGATCGCTGACGGAACGTTTTCTGGGCTGAATGCGCTGAATCGACTTGCTATCGTGGAAAGTCAGGTGGGAAACATAGATTCAGGTGCCTTCAGAGGGATGGAAAACGTGTCCGAGGTTTCTATCATCGACTCCCAGATCAGAACCATCAGACCCGGGGCGTTCTCTTCGCTCCGTAACGTGGGGAAGCTGAGCATCAGTTCCAGCAGCATTGAGGAGGTGGGTCACAGAGCCTTTGAGGACTTGTCGGACATTGGCGCTTTCACCTTCTCTCGGAACAACGTCACTACCTTGGCCTCGGGAGCCTTTCAGAACGTGAGGAACATTGGGAAAGTGGACATATTCCAGAACAACTTCACTGCCTTTCAAGCCAGTGCTGTGATCCCTCTTACGGAGGCTAGCAGGGAAATAAACGTCTTCTCCAACACCATTTTGTGTCAGTGCAGCAGTGTACATGCCTTTCACCGCCCACAGATGTCAGTGTTCCTCCAGTCACAGACCTGCACCATGCCAGACACGGGGGAGGTTTTCAAGCTGTCAGAAGTGAACGTCACTGAGCTCTGCCTCAATCAGCCCTCGACTCCTCCGCCCACTGTCACGCCCGAAACTGACCCTGCAACGCCTGGCCGGGTGACTGGTAAGACTGATGCGGGCTTTCAGACCCGTCCCAGTGCTACCACGTCGTTCTCTGTGACCCAGACACACCGCACCTCAGATGTTTCAGAAACACCCTACACCAAAACAACTACGTACACGGCAACTCCGCGACCTTCACCCAGCGGAGGAGCCACGGCAGAAAATACCCCAGCAACAAAAACGCCAGTCTCTTCCACTTCTTCCCGTGGCACAGATTCCAACTCAACGACCGTCATTGTTTCTCGTGTTCCTGACGTCACGTCCGTCGCTGATGGCGTCACGGCCAGGAAAATAGAAACAGTTTCCCGTCCGAATGACAGAAAACGAAACGGATTGTCTGAGGACTCTACCAAACTGCGGAACGGGGCCACATCAGGGACACAAtgttctcttgtctctcttctgACTGCACTCGCCGCTGCCTGGCTTATCTCCATGCAGAAACGTCAGCATTTGTAG